A stretch of the uncultured Desulfobacter sp. genome encodes the following:
- the nusB gene encoding transcription antitermination factor NusB: protein MGDRRKSRELALQALFALDLNKTDFRPQMDDFLEQHGEDLSGPTRLFFQTLVDGVFENRKQIDTLLDQWAKNWKISRMPAVDRNIMRIAVFEMLHLSDIPSSVSINEAVEIGKKFGTRDSGPFINGVLDRIRAQHET, encoded by the coding sequence ATGGGTGATAGGCGCAAATCCCGTGAACTGGCCTTGCAGGCCCTGTTTGCCTTGGATCTGAATAAAACCGATTTTCGGCCTCAAATGGATGACTTCCTTGAACAACACGGGGAAGATTTAAGTGGGCCCACACGTCTTTTTTTTCAGACGCTTGTTGATGGTGTGTTTGAAAACCGCAAACAGATAGACACTCTTTTGGATCAATGGGCTAAGAACTGGAAGATTTCCCGTATGCCAGCGGTGGATAGGAATATCATGCGTATTGCTGTGTTTGAGATGCTTCATCTGTCTGACATCCCCTCATCAGTATCCATTAACGAGGCGGTTGAGATCGGGAAAAAATTCGGTACCCGGGATTCAGGGCCGTTCATCAACGGCGTACTGGACCGGATTCGGGCTCAGCACGAGACCTAA
- a CDS encoding MBL fold metallo-hydrolase, with protein MIIHKLEVGPIMANCYIVGCEDTKQAAVIDPGDDAERILMALAKAELKVKYLINTHGHFDHVGANKRMKDATAAQIAVYPDDEPMLLDLTHHAAMFGLGAENSPPADVHLKEGDSITFGNITFEIIHTPGHSPGGICLYTTGHLFVGDTLFQGSIGRTDLPGGDYDTLISSIKTKLLNLDDNTIVYPGHGPESTIGNEKRMNPFLR; from the coding sequence TTGATTATACATAAACTCGAAGTCGGCCCTATTATGGCCAACTGTTATATTGTAGGATGTGAAGACACAAAACAGGCTGCTGTCATTGACCCGGGTGATGATGCAGAACGGATCCTCATGGCCCTTGCCAAAGCCGAACTGAAGGTAAAATACTTGATCAACACCCATGGTCACTTTGATCATGTCGGGGCAAACAAGAGAATGAAGGACGCAACAGCTGCTCAGATTGCTGTTTATCCTGATGATGAACCCATGCTCTTGGATCTGACCCATCATGCTGCCATGTTCGGCCTTGGGGCCGAAAATTCTCCGCCTGCCGACGTTCATCTTAAGGAAGGGGACTCAATTACTTTTGGCAATATTACCTTTGAAATAATCCACACCCCGGGGCACTCCCCCGGAGGCATTTGCCTTTACACAACCGGCCATTTGTTTGTTGGAGATACACTTTTTCAAGGTTCAATCGGACGTACCGATCTTCCCGGCGGCGATTATGACACCCTGATATCCTCCATTAAAACCAAATTGCTGAATCTGGACGACAATACCATTGTCTATCCAGGGCATGGACCTGAGAGTACCATCGGCAATGAAAAGCGGATGAATCCTTTTCTCAGATAA
- a CDS encoding riboflavin synthase yields MFTGIIESLGTIRRIETHGEGKVLVIACDLDLSSTGIGDSIAVNGACLTAVSLGKGQFKVDMAPETVSRTTFSAIGPGARVNIERALKLSDRIDGHLVSGHIDGTGVVSKIETRSNAIIYDIQVPENLADEMIEKGSVAIDGISLTINQCWENGFSVSIIPHTAKITTIGFKNVGDPVNIETDMLGKYVKKFLSGQGKSAKSANDADTDAGSDISMSLLARNGFL; encoded by the coding sequence TTGTTTACTGGGATTATAGAAAGTCTGGGCACCATTCGGCGTATTGAAACCCATGGAGAAGGCAAAGTGCTGGTAATTGCCTGTGACCTGGATCTTTCCTCCACAGGCATTGGGGATTCCATTGCTGTAAATGGGGCCTGTCTGACCGCTGTCAGTCTCGGTAAAGGACAATTCAAGGTGGATATGGCACCGGAAACTGTGTCTCGCACAACATTTAGTGCCATTGGACCCGGGGCCCGTGTCAATATTGAACGGGCGCTGAAGTTGTCGGACCGCATAGACGGACATCTGGTATCAGGGCACATCGACGGTACCGGTGTGGTTTCAAAAATTGAGACCCGGAGCAATGCCATCATATATGACATCCAGGTGCCGGAAAACCTGGCTGATGAGATGATTGAAAAAGGCTCGGTTGCCATCGACGGTATCAGCCTGACCATCAACCAATGTTGGGAAAACGGTTTTTCGGTAAGTATCATTCCCCATACCGCAAAAATTACAACTATCGGATTTAAAAACGTGGGGGATCCGGTCAATATTGAGACGGATATGCTGGGAAAATATGTGAAAAAATTTTTATCGGGGCAAGGGAAAAGCGCCAAGAGTGCCAACGACGCCGACACTGATGCCGGCTCGGACATCAGTATGTCTCTTCTTGCCCGGAACGGATTCTTGTAA
- the ribE gene encoding 6,7-dimethyl-8-ribityllumazine synthase → MPQIIEANLDAKGKKFGIVAARFNDFIVDKLVSGALDCLIRSGAQDKDIAIVKVPGAFEIPLAAAKMAALNKYDAIICLGAVIRGATTHYDYVCAEVSKGIASVSLEAKVPVMFGILTTETIEQAIERAGTKSGNKGFDVALGAVEMANLCANME, encoded by the coding sequence ATGCCTCAGATAATTGAAGCCAATTTAGATGCCAAAGGTAAAAAGTTTGGTATTGTTGCTGCAAGATTTAATGATTTTATTGTAGATAAACTTGTGTCAGGCGCTTTGGACTGTTTGATCAGGAGCGGTGCACAGGATAAGGATATTGCCATTGTTAAGGTGCCTGGTGCCTTTGAAATTCCTTTGGCGGCAGCCAAAATGGCTGCGTTGAACAAATATGACGCCATTATCTGTTTGGGTGCCGTGATCCGTGGGGCTACCACCCATTATGACTATGTGTGTGCCGAAGTGTCCAAGGGCATTGCCTCTGTGAGCCTTGAGGCTAAGGTGCCGGTGATGTTCGGTATCCTCACCACGGAAACCATTGAGCAGGCCATTGAACGTGCCGGTACAAAATCCGGTAATAAAGGCTTTGATGTGGCCTTGGGCGCTGTTGAAATGGCAAACCTGTGCGCGAATATGGAATAA
- a CDS encoding bifunctional 3,4-dihydroxy-2-butanone-4-phosphate synthase/GTP cyclohydrolase II produces MPHLTIEQAIEDIKNGKMVILVDDEDRENEGDLTMAAEAVTPEAINFMATYGRGLICLSLDSTIADKLDLPMMVEHNTSQYGTGFTVSIEAKKGVTTGISAADRATTILTAVDDETGPQDIARPGHIFPLRARDGGVMVRIGQTEGSVDLARLAGLKPAGVICEIMDDDGTMARMPSLETFAEKHGIGICTVADLVKYRLKTESFVKRAAETVIPTRVGGEFRIIAYENDIDNLTHIALVKGEIDPEKDILVRVHSECMTGDIFSSLRCDCQDQLRRAMKMVDEEGCGVILYLRQEGRGIGLVNKLKAYEYQRQGLDTVQANEKLGFSADLRDYGVGAQMLVDLGVRKMRLLTNNPKKMVGLQGYGLSVVEQVPIEVAPNPFNQGYLACKQAKMGHLLHINKEN; encoded by the coding sequence ATGCCGCATTTAACAATTGAACAGGCGATTGAAGATATAAAAAATGGAAAAATGGTCATTCTGGTGGATGATGAGGACAGGGAAAATGAAGGAGACCTGACCATGGCGGCAGAGGCCGTAACCCCTGAAGCCATTAACTTTATGGCAACCTATGGCCGGGGACTCATCTGCCTGTCCCTTGATTCAACTATTGCAGATAAACTTGATCTTCCCATGATGGTTGAGCACAATACTTCCCAGTACGGTACCGGGTTTACTGTTTCCATTGAGGCCAAAAAAGGGGTGACCACAGGTATTTCCGCTGCAGATCGGGCTACGACTATTTTGACGGCAGTGGATGATGAAACCGGCCCCCAGGACATTGCGCGACCCGGCCACATTTTCCCTTTACGTGCCAGGGACGGCGGTGTGATGGTGCGCATAGGCCAGACAGAAGGCTCTGTGGACCTTGCGCGTTTGGCAGGGCTCAAGCCCGCCGGTGTCATTTGTGAAATCATGGATGACGATGGTACCATGGCCCGGATGCCCTCCCTTGAAACATTTGCCGAAAAGCACGGCATAGGCATCTGCACGGTTGCGGATCTTGTTAAATACCGGTTAAAAACCGAAAGTTTTGTAAAACGGGCAGCTGAAACCGTTATTCCTACCCGGGTGGGCGGTGAATTCAGAATCATTGCCTATGAGAATGATATTGACAATCTTACCCACATTGCCCTGGTCAAGGGTGAAATTGATCCGGAAAAGGATATTCTGGTACGGGTGCATTCCGAATGCATGACCGGTGATATTTTTTCTTCCTTGCGCTGTGATTGTCAGGATCAGCTCCGCAGAGCCATGAAAATGGTGGATGAAGAAGGTTGCGGCGTTATTTTATATTTGCGCCAGGAAGGTCGGGGTATTGGCCTTGTGAACAAATTAAAAGCCTATGAATACCAGCGCCAGGGCCTGGATACAGTCCAGGCCAATGAAAAACTTGGGTTTTCCGCCGACTTGCGTGATTACGGTGTCGGTGCCCAGATGCTGGTAGATCTAGGCGTTCGCAAAATGCGGCTGCTCACCAACAATCCTAAAAAGATGGTGGGGCTTCAGGGTTATGGCTTAAGCGTTGTGGAACAGGTGCCCATTGAAGTGGCGCCGAATCCCTTCAACCAGGGATATTTGGCGTGCAAGCAGGCCAAGATGGGTCATCTACTACATATAAATAAGGAAAATTAA
- the ribD gene encoding bifunctional diaminohydroxyphosphoribosylaminopyrimidine deaminase/5-amino-6-(5-phosphoribosylamino)uracil reductase RibD — MTDSEYMARALELAARGKGDTSPNPCVGAVVVKNGEIIGQGFHPKAGAPHAEVVAIDDAASRHPEKLPDSTIYVSLEPCNHFGKTPPCTHKIFNAGIARVVVACKDPNPVAGGGIEFLREKDIEVVSGVMEQEALTLIEDFVWNVQNSTTPFVTLKCAATLDGYIATRTGDSQWITSQASRNFGHELRHQNDAILVGSGTLHGDDPSLTARIEGKQTRDPARIILDTRLTIRENAKVVVQKSTAPTIIVTGPGCDSGKIRRLEEGGVQVLECRVFENLLDLNDLMIRLRKLSITSLLIEGGGRVAASALAAGIVNKICYFLAPKIMGGNDGIPVFNGSGPERIKDVCELARVTTRQFGSDMLVTGYIEQPNRSGNGGR; from the coding sequence ATGACTGATTCGGAATATATGGCAAGGGCGTTGGAACTTGCCGCCCGGGGTAAAGGGGATACCTCTCCCAATCCCTGTGTGGGCGCTGTGGTGGTAAAAAACGGTGAAATTATCGGCCAGGGCTTTCACCCAAAGGCAGGCGCTCCCCATGCCGAGGTGGTGGCCATTGATGATGCCGCATCAAGGCATCCTGAAAAATTGCCCGATTCAACCATCTACGTCTCCCTTGAACCCTGCAACCATTTCGGAAAAACTCCCCCATGTACCCATAAAATTTTTAACGCAGGTATAGCTCGGGTTGTTGTGGCCTGCAAAGATCCAAATCCTGTTGCAGGGGGCGGGATTGAATTCTTAAGGGAAAAGGATATTGAGGTCGTTTCAGGTGTTATGGAACAAGAGGCCTTGACCCTGATCGAAGACTTTGTCTGGAATGTTCAAAACAGCACAACCCCGTTCGTCACCCTGAAATGTGCTGCCACCCTTGATGGATATATTGCCACCAGAACCGGGGACTCTCAGTGGATCACGTCCCAGGCCTCCCGAAACTTCGGCCACGAATTACGTCATCAAAATGATGCCATTCTCGTCGGCTCCGGCACCCTGCATGGGGATGATCCGTCCCTGACCGCCAGAATTGAGGGAAAACAGACCCGTGATCCTGCCCGGATAATTCTGGACACCCGTTTGACCATCCGGGAAAATGCCAAGGTTGTGGTTCAAAAATCAACTGCCCCCACCATTATCGTTACAGGCCCCGGCTGTGATTCAGGTAAAATCCGGCGTCTTGAAGAAGGCGGCGTGCAGGTGCTTGAATGCCGGGTCTTTGAAAATCTGCTTGATTTAAACGACCTGATGATTAGATTAAGAAAATTGTCCATAACAAGTCTTCTGATTGAAGGCGGGGGGCGTGTGGCCGCATCGGCGCTGGCCGCAGGAATTGTCAATAAAATCTGCTATTTCCTTGCTCCCAAAATTATGGGCGGAAATGACGGTATACCGGTGTTTAACGGTTCGGGGCCTGAACGGATAAAAGACGTGTGTGAGCTGGCCCGGGTCACGACCCGGCAGTTCGGTTCCGATATGCTGGTGACCGGATACATTGAACAGCCGAATAGATCGGGTAACGGCGGGAGATAA
- the pabB gene encoding aminodeoxychorismate synthase component I produces the protein MSEKIFLPRITDIVVRGFNFDLPFEHAAARFSQQEGTVVLLSGSDLDCARYHILSVDPWLTVKGTGDTICIKLKDSAGNFVSHKTQQDPLGLVDTLTTQFSFFDKAFKLPVTAGLFGYFSYDLKDTIEDLPRTCVGLGLPDICLYAPSVILIQDRKTGEKSLCLPVFDQDIGQKDVLAREELFVKRLKQSWQPGTFCTDGTGLVSSFGKPEYLSAVSKIIAHLRQGDIYQANLSQRFESDFSGDAYALFLKLFEKNPAPFFAFIQAGDHQVVSTSPERFLKVENQTVETRPIKGTIARGDTPEQDRENAGILSNSIKDDAELTMIVDLMRNDLSRVTEYDSVEVTAHKRLEPYDNVYHLVSVVEGRLKSGVSCAEVVRAAFPGGSITGCPKIRAMEIIDSLEPVKRHVYTGAIGYLSFHGTMDLSIAIRTAVVHGGRLSFSVGGGVVYDSDPQKEFDETLAKGKTLMDTLTQKFGLNRKKSVMAWVNGCFVPQGLARIPADIPGVLYGAGLFETIRVDAGLPIRLPEHINRLEKSWESVFGGIFPDICWGSVIEQLVCQNGFEHETCAVKLVVAKDHRPGRHVFAAVFVRTYVHRLEMLGKKGLDLITFPHARHSFLADHKSMNYLFYDLARTFALDHEADESLILNSDGTISETNTCNIIALDGKNIIVPDSRHVLNGITLMSVMQIMAKKGFTVCKVSVDVETFCAHPNVFVTNALMGMVPVRRINNMIFDTDNRLCRQVNEILFTSV, from the coding sequence ATGTCTGAAAAAATTTTTTTACCCCGGATCACCGATATTGTGGTCCGGGGTTTTAATTTTGATCTGCCGTTTGAACATGCTGCTGCCCGGTTCTCCCAGCAGGAGGGCACGGTGGTGCTTTTGTCCGGGTCTGATTTGGACTGTGCACGGTATCATATTCTATCCGTAGATCCCTGGCTGACTGTGAAAGGGACCGGGGACACCATCTGTATTAAACTCAAAGATTCAGCAGGGAACTTTGTCAGCCATAAAACGCAACAGGATCCTTTGGGGCTGGTTGACACCCTGACAACGCAATTTTCTTTTTTTGATAAAGCATTCAAACTGCCGGTGACTGCGGGCCTGTTTGGTTATTTTTCCTATGATTTAAAAGACACAATCGAAGATCTTCCCCGGACTTGTGTGGGCTTAGGGCTGCCCGATATTTGTCTGTATGCCCCATCCGTCATTTTAATCCAGGATCGAAAAACCGGCGAAAAATCGCTTTGTCTGCCTGTGTTTGACCAGGATATAGGGCAAAAAGATGTTCTGGCAAGAGAAGAATTATTTGTAAAGCGACTCAAACAATCCTGGCAGCCCGGCACTTTCTGCACTGATGGTACAGGTCTTGTATCTTCTTTTGGTAAACCGGAATATCTGTCAGCTGTATCTAAAATCATTGCGCATTTAAGGCAGGGGGATATCTACCAGGCCAATTTGTCACAGCGGTTTGAATCCGATTTCAGCGGTGATGCCTATGCCCTGTTTTTAAAATTGTTTGAAAAGAATCCCGCTCCTTTTTTTGCGTTTATTCAGGCTGGGGACCACCAGGTGGTCTCCACATCGCCCGAGCGCTTTCTTAAAGTTGAGAACCAGACAGTTGAAACACGGCCTATAAAAGGAACCATTGCCAGGGGGGACACACCTGAACAGGATAGGGAAAACGCCGGAATTTTATCTAACAGTATTAAAGATGATGCTGAACTGACTATGATTGTGGATCTGATGCGTAATGATTTGTCCCGGGTCACCGAATATGATTCTGTGGAGGTGACTGCCCACAAACGCCTGGAACCCTATGACAATGTGTATCATCTGGTCTCTGTGGTTGAAGGGCGGCTGAAATCTGGTGTCTCCTGCGCTGAAGTCGTCCGGGCTGCTTTTCCCGGGGGGTCCATCACCGGCTGCCCCAAGATCCGCGCCATGGAAATTATTGACAGCCTCGAACCTGTAAAGCGCCATGTGTATACTGGTGCCATTGGATACTTAAGCTTTCATGGTACTATGGATCTTTCCATTGCCATTCGTACCGCCGTTGTCCATGGCGGGCGATTGAGCTTTTCCGTTGGGGGCGGTGTGGTTTATGACTCAGATCCCCAAAAAGAGTTTGATGAGACCCTGGCCAAAGGGAAGACCTTGATGGATACCCTGACACAAAAGTTTGGTCTAAATAGGAAAAAATCGGTCATGGCCTGGGTGAACGGATGTTTTGTCCCCCAGGGCCTTGCCAGGATACCAGCCGATATCCCAGGTGTTTTATATGGTGCCGGTCTGTTTGAAACCATCCGGGTGGACGCAGGCCTCCCCATTCGACTGCCTGAACATATCAATCGGCTGGAAAAATCCTGGGAATCTGTGTTTGGCGGAATTTTTCCGGATATCTGCTGGGGTTCGGTGATCGAACAGCTTGTTTGTCAAAACGGATTTGAGCATGAGACCTGCGCGGTTAAGCTTGTGGTGGCCAAGGATCACCGCCCCGGGCGGCATGTGTTTGCTGCTGTTTTTGTCCGCACCTATGTGCACCGTCTTGAAATGCTTGGTAAAAAAGGTCTTGATCTGATTACCTTTCCCCATGCCCGGCACTCTTTCTTAGCAGATCATAAATCCATGAATTACCTATTTTACGATCTGGCCCGTACCTTTGCCTTGGATCATGAGGCGGATGAATCCCTGATTCTAAATTCAGACGGCACTATTTCTGAAACAAACACCTGCAACATCATCGCGCTGGATGGGAAAAATATCATCGTGCCTGATTCCCGTCATGTGCTTAATGGGATAACACTTATGTCCGTCATGCAGATTATGGCAAAAAAAGGCTTTACCGTATGCAAGGTTTCTGTGGATGTTGAAACCTTTTGTGCTCACCCGAACGTATTTGTAACCAACGCACTCATGGGGATGGTGCCGGTCCGGCGTATTAACAATATGATTTTTGATACTGACAATCGGCTGTGCCGTCAGGTCAATGAAATCCTTTTCACGTCTGTCTGA